The DNA region CCAGCAGACGGTAGTTGGCGCTGATCTTGCCGGCAAATTCGTGTGCCGGGTTGTCCCTTACCTTCTGTCGCAATCCCTCAAGGCCCACGAAGGGGAGATGCAACAATCCAAGACCCGAATCCACGACATCAACCGTCGGCCCCCGCCGTCGCCAGAAGGGTCTCGCAAGCCTGACTTCGTGATTGCCGCCGAGTGGAAAGAACAGCCCGAGTTTGTCGAGATTGTAGGCGAGCTTCCGCGTTGGCGTGCGCTGCCGGCAAAAGCGGATGCCGGAAGGGTCGACTAACTGCCCAGGCTCCGGAGCATAGCCATTGCGCCACCGGAAAGAAACAATGGCATCCTTCCGATGATCCGCCACGAAAGCGTCCATGTCTGAGCGTGAAGAAAAGGGAAGAAATTCGTCCACGTCCAGGATGAAGAGCATCCCGCTCTCCCTCGTGACCTGTAACACAGTGTGCAGGAGGAAGTTCAGGGTGTGGGCCTGCATGTAGGCAGCAAGGCCCAGCCGGTAAACCTCAATTTTGTCAGACCTCAAACCTCGAAGATCACGGTCGGAATTGTGGTCGATGATGACAATACGATCGGCCAACCTCTCGTGGTGAGCGAGAAACAGAGCCAGGTAGTCGAACGAGTTCTTCGACTGAATGACGATAGTACATTTCATCCCTCAGTTTTAACATGAGAATTGGATAATGGAATAAATTCACTTGAACTATTTCTGGGAGATTCAGCAAAGGCCCGTTTACATATAACGTAAAAATTGACACACATTTAGCCGTCCCGCAAAAAATTAAAATTTATATTATGTTAAGGAACAAATAATCGCAGATAAATTAAATAATTTATATTATAAAAGCGATAAGAAAAATAAAGCATCACGTATAAGTTAAATAGACTACACGCCAACAACAATACACATATTTATCAGAATACAAAATAACAACGCGAGGTGTCACTTTTGATAATATTCGACGCATTTTTGATATTTAAACAGATAAGCCACTCCATGCGTCGGAGCATCAAAGGGAAACAGGCGCTCAAGGCCGAAAACTACAATCCCCGTTACGACACAATCAGCAAGAAACTGCCGAAGATTATATGGGTCTATTGGCATGTGGAACTGGCGGAGGCGCCGGAGGTTGCGAAACTTGGCATGCGCAGCTGGCAGATTATGAACCCCGGCTGGTCTGTGAATTTTGTCACTGAGAGCAACCTGAGAAGCTTCATCGAACCGCCAGTGTCGCCACTACCGCGAAAGGTTCAATGGCGGGCCGACGTCATTCGCCTCGCCTTGCTCGCTCGCTACGGGGGCGTATGGGTCGACATGACCTCCTTCTGCGTGAAGCCCCTGGATCATTGGCTACCAACCATGATGGAGTCCGGATTTTTTGCGTTTCCCGACCTTTATCCGAGCAGGCTGGTCAACAATGCATTCTTGGCAGCAGTGCCGGGAGAATATCTGACCAACAAATGGTCTCGCCTGATGTATCGCTATTTTAGCAAACCAGGCAAACTCCTCCATTATTTTTGGTGCATGCATCTATTTGAGTTCATCGTTTTAACGGACCGACGGGCGCGCGGAATTTGGCGACGAACACCGAAGCTTCGGAGCCGCGGAGCAATGCTGCTCAAGCGCATGATCGGAGAGCGGGATCTGTACTCCCCCATCCCGCAAGACATCGATCTGTCTTCTGTCCTTTGGCAAAAACTCAGCAGCCGGCTGGATGAGCGTGCGCTTCTGGCGATCCGCGAAATCAGCGCGACCGGTGAGGTCGACTTGTTGAGACTCGAAAATCTGACTGATCCGGAGAACGTTCCAGTTCAGGTCGTTGGACAGCCGTAATCTTCGGATCGTCCTTGTAAGCGCATATATGAGCCCACGGGTGGACGCAACCCGGTAAAATTCCCTGAGGTTTCGGTTCGATAATAGCTATCGCATGGCAACCGAGAGAGACGCGCCCACGCAGAACAGTTGGATAGCGCGCGGCTGAAAGTGCCGCGCCCTCAATATCGAGTCTTTGACTTAAAAGAGAAGATTTGGTGGGTGATGTAGGGCTCGAACCTACGACCCGCTGATTAAGAGTCAGCTGCTCTACCAACTGAGCTAATCACCCGACCGCGCCGTTTTTGGTGGCGTCCGCCCCGTTTCCGGTGGCGTGACCGGGCGTATAAACAGGAACCGGGACCTTGTCCAGCGCGTCGGCGAAAATTCTTGGCCTTCTGGTCAAAAAAATTTCGAAGAAGCGAAATTCCCGTTGTTTTTCAGAGATCCAGCTCACCCGCCGCGACACGCACCGCCTGCCCGCCGATCCGCGCACGCGCAACGGCGCCATCCTTTACATCGATGTGGAGATGGATGTGCGAAGGCCGTCCCATCTCCACGCCCTGCTCGATCATCATCGGGTGATGGCCGTCCGGTAGGGCATCGAAATGATGGATGGCACCGGAGAGTGCTGCGACCGCCGCTCCGGTCGCCGGGTCTTCGGAAATGCCCATGTCGGGCGAAAACATCCGCGCATGGAACTTCGCGGCGTGATGAATGCCGCCACGACAATACACATAGGCCGAGGTCAATCGTCCCTCGCTCATCGGCGCAACCCGCTCCCACAGATGTGGATCGAATTCAAGGCCTTCGACAGCGGCAAGGTCATGAACCGGTACGAGCAGAAAGGGGACCCCGGCACTCCACACGGTCGGCACATGGTTTTCGAAGCCGATCGCGCTTGCCTTGAGGGATAGCGCATCGGCGAGCTTCTGCGGGTCAAGTGTCAGTGCATGGCGGCTGGAGATGCGTGGCAGGTCAAATTCGCAAAAACCCGCCTCGCCGTTCCGAAGCCGCACCGCACAGCGCACAGGTCCAACATTTTCCTCAAGCACACTCACCAGATCGACACTGTCGCGGTCACTGGCATAACTGCGCTCTGCAAGCGCTATCGCCGTTCCGACGGTCGGATGCCCGGCAAAGGGCAGTTCCCGGCCCGGGGTAAAGATCCGGATGCGCGCGGTGTGGGCCGCGTGATCCGCAGGCTGCACGAAAACGGTTTCCGAGAGGTTGAGCTCCCGGGCGACGGCCTGCATGGCCGCGTCAGACAATCCCTCGCCGTCAAAGATGACTGCGAGCGGATTACCCGCAAGCTTGGTGTCGGTAAACACGTCGTAGATTGCATACTCTCTCGCCACGGGCCGTCTCCACTCTGATGGTCACGCTCGAAGGCACACTGCCCGACGATGCCGGGCAAGGCAAGGAACAGCATCACACGACCGTTTCGAAGTACCAGTCGAGGATCGGCAGCATCGCGGGACCATAGCGCTGCGCATCGCGGTCAGGGCTGCGGATAGCGACGGCCCGCAATATCTCCTGCTCCGGCGCCGCCTTCGCAAACTCTGCAATCCGCTCCAAAAGCACCTCCGACGGTTCCGCGAAGCGGAAGAGCTGAAACAGGGTCAGCTTGTGCGGGCGATAGCTGGCATAAAGCCCGCCGCCGACCTGGGCAGTCGCAAGGTCGAGTCCGGTTTCCTCCAGCACCTCGCGCCGCATGTTGCCGTGGAGGTCGCAGCGGCCGTCGACCACGTCCGACGGGTCGAGAGACCCCGCCGCAAAATAAACCTGACCAGGATTGGCCGTATGCGCCGCCATTTCGACAGCGATCAAGGCTCCATCGCCAGATACCAGCACCGGATAGCCGAAGAGGTGGCATGCACCGGTAAGATCGGCCTGCCGACGCCACCAGAGAAAGCTCGCGAAAGACGCTTCATGACCAATGGCCCGGACATGCCCCTTCTCGAAGAGCATCTCGCGCTGCAGGATCAGCCGACCGTTGTATAGCGCCGGATTGGCCCGCTGTTCGCGGCTCCAATGCGCAGCAATCTTCTCGGCATGGGCAAGCTCGAGCGGATGCGGTGCGGGTTCCACTCGCAGATCCAATCCCTCTATCGCAACAACACGGCCATCCGCCGGCAGCCCCATCTCGTGGTCGATCATGATATTTCCTCAGGGCAAATGCAGGGAGAGGGCCACGGGGCAGTGATCCGAAGCCTTGGGTCGGTCCCAGCCGATCCGGGGATAGCGTTCGACCTCCTGCCCCGGCGGGAAGGGTGTCCGGAACGGCTGACCATTGCGGATGATCTCGGGCACGGCCGTAGGATTGGACAGCGCAAGGCCCGCCGAGAGCCAGATGTAATCGAGCTGGCAAAGATGCTGCTCCTCCGGCCCACGCGCGTGATAGAGCGTCCAGCGATCGAGCACGTCGCGTCTGCGCATGACGTTCTCGGCGAAACCATCCTGGGAGAAAACGTCGAGGGCGCTGGGAAGGGCATCGCGCGGCACAAACTCATAGCCTTGGCGCCGATCGCCGATCACGTCGATCCGCTCCTGATAGTCATTCATGTCGCCACAGATGACGAAGTTGCGGTCGCGCGCATGCTCCCGGCCAAAACGATTCTCGATGATGTGCCGGACCGCCCTCACCTCGGCCTCGCGCACCGGCATGGTGCTCGCGCGCCCGTCACCGCCCTCGCGCCCGTTGGTCATTGACTTGAAATGAACGACATAGAGGGTGAGCGGGCGTCCACCGACCAGCAGATCGAGTTCGAGGCAGTCGCGCTTGAAGATCCGGTCCTGCGGCTGGATGTTGGGGCCGAGCGATGGCGTATAAAGATTGAGATCATGATAGGTCAGCGCCGCATGGCTCTTGACGTCCTGCACCTCGATCCGCTCGCCGTGCCGTGTCTCCTCGCGCATCAGGACCGCCACGTCGATACCGCGGCTGTCATTGCCTTCGACCAGATATTTCTGGCGGTAGCCGGCTCCGACCATGCGGAAGAGATAGCCATATTCGAAGGCTTTCAGTGCCTCCATGTTGTCGACCTCCTGCAGGCACAGGATATCCGCATCCGTATCGGCGATGGCGAGCGCCGACAATTGCCGTGTGTCGTCGGTGGCAGCAACCACCCGCGCCGCCTCGAGCCGCTGATAATCAGCCTCGCTGCGGATCTCGAACAGCTTCAGCACACGATCGGAACGCAATTGGTTGCGAAAGCCGGTGAAATCGAAACGCGTAACGAGGTTTTCGATGTTGAAGCTGGCAATGCGAAGCGTCATGGTGGAAATATCCCGCACGCCTGGGAGCGCCAGGCCGGGCCCCAGTCAAGCATGCGGGCCGGGCCCGGGCAACCACGAAGGCTCTTTTCTCTCATCCCACATGGACCGCACCGGGAGAACAGATGCCCCAGTCAGCGCGATCCGTAGTTTTGAGGCAATCCGTTGCTTAGATCAGGCAGCAACCCGTAAACTTGCGGCAATCAGTCGTCCGAGCCGCTTGATACCCTCGGCAATCATTGCCTCATTGGCACAGGAGAAGGAGAGCCTCAGGGTATTGGTACCCGACCGGTCAGCAAAGAAGGCTTGCCCGGGAACGAACGCCACCTTTTCTGTCTCGACCGACCGCGCCAGGAGCTCGGTCCCATCAAGTCCCTCCGGCAGCGTCACCCAGATGAACATGCCGCCCTGGGGTTCCGTCCAACTCGTGCCTGCCGGCATATGAGCAGCAAGCGCGGCAAGCATGGCATCGCGCCGCGCCGAATAGGCGGCTTTGATTTTAGCTACCTGCTGATCGAAATGGCGTTCGGCGACATGGGTAATGGCAATCTGGTTGATCGAGGAAGAATGCAAGTCCGCCGCCTGCTTCATCAGGACCAGCTTGCGGATGACCGGGGTCGCTGCAACCACATAGCCGACCCGAAGACCAGGGGCGAGCGTCTTGGAGAAACTGCCGCAATAGATGGTCCTCGTCTCCTCGATCGATCCGTGGCGCTCGATGTCGAGCGACAGGATCGGCCGAATCGCCTCGCCGTCGTAACGCAGATGCTGATAGGCGGCATCCTCAATCACAGGCACGTCGAGCTCGTCGGCGAGCGTGAGAAGCGCGAGCCGTTCTTCCTGCGTGACCGTCTGACCAGTGGGATTGGAAAAATCGGAGGACAGGTAGGCGAACTTGACCCGTCCGCCGGCATTGTCGGCTGCAGCCCGGTAGCTGTCCGGCGTGCGATTGCCAAAGCTGAGCTGGTCATAAGTCGGCTCATAGGCGTTGAATGCCTGGAGGGCGCCGAGATAGGTCGGCCAATTGACCAGCGCCGTGTCACGCGGCGACAGCAGCAGCTTACCGAGGTAATCCAGCGCCTGCTGGGAGCCCGATGTAATGAAGATATTGTCGACGCCGCAGGCAATCCCCAGACGGTCCAATTCCTTTTGCAACCACTGGCGCAGCGGCAAATATCCTTCCGAGACCGAATACTGCAGGGCAGAGGCGGCCTGCCCGTTGGCAAAGATGTCGGCATAGGCCGCCTCAAAGGCCGAAGTAGGAAACAATGCCGGATCGGGGATGCCGCCTGCGAACGAAATGATCTCCGGCCGGTCGAGCAGTTTCAGCAATTCGCGGATTTCAGACGCGCGCATGCGCGAGGCGCGCGTGGCAAAGACGTGGTCCCAGTTCAGCATCGGGGTTTCCTCAGGCTTGTCGTTATGGCCTCAGAAGATCACGAAAACATCGATAGGTCAACAATACTGACCTATCGATGTGCATCCAGGTTTCAAACCGATCGGCAGCGTCATTTTTGGGCGCAAAGGCGCATCGTTAACTGATGGGAATGCTGTGAGATTTAAACCTATGCAATGCCAATCCGGAATGCGAATCGCTGATGCCCGACCGTACCCCGCCACCACTCCTGAAGACGCTTGCAACACCCATGATCGGCGCGGACGACAAGGAACGATTGCCGCCCTGGGAGCAACTGACGGAACTCTACAGGATCGATCCACACATCATCGCAGCGGCGGCTCTCCTGGCGGCTGCGATCCTCCCTTACTTGGAAGGGAACCGAGGCAAGGTGATGGCGGTGGCGGTCGTGCTCGCCGTCCAGCTTCTCATCCGTTTGATTGCCGACACCATGTTCCGGCGCCGTGTCCCTGATGCAGCTTTCAAGCCCTGGCTGTTCGGCTTCATCCTGGTCTCGCTTCTCTCCGGCATTGCCTGGGGACTGTCGCTTGCGATCCTCTATCTCGGCTCCGGACCGCAGGCGCAGGTCGTGGTCCTGGCGGTCGGTTGCGGCATCGTCCAGTCCTGCGCTGCCCGTGCCTACATGGCGCCGGCGTCGACCGCGCTGGTGATCCTCATCATGATCGGCATCGTCAATGTCGCGGCACTGAGTGAGGGCGACTGGCTGATGATCCCCATCTGTCTTGCCTATGTCGCATTCCAGGCAAGCTACATGACCCGTCTGGTCGAGCTTGAACAGGCAAGGCAGGCCGCCGAGCAGAAAACCGGCAAACTGGTTATCGAACTCGCCGAGAGCAATGAGAAGCTGAGGCAGGCAAACGAGCAACTGGTTCGGCATGCCTCGACAGACGGCCTGACCGGCCTCGCCAATAGACGGAGTTTCGACAACCGCCTGCAGGCGGAGGTGGAAGAGGCGCACTCGTTAGGCTCTCTCTCCCTCCTCCTCCTCGACGTCGATCATTTCAAGCGTTTCAACGACACCTATGGCCATCTGGCCGGCGACGAGTGTCTGCGCAGGGTCGCCAGCATGCTGCGCGACGAATGCGCCGTCCACTCCCACTATCCCGCCCGCTACGGCGGAGAGGAATTCGCCGTCATCCTGCCAAAGGCTGACCATAAGGAGGCCGAGGCCTTTGCGACTGGCCTCCTTTCAAAAGTCTCTATGCTCGATCTTTCAGGGATCGCTGAACCCTCTGATCCCCTCACCATCAGCATCGGACTGGCCTGCCTGGAAGACGGCGATGACGGTGCTCACGCCCTGATCAGCCGTGCAGACCAGGGGCTCTATGCCGCCAAGCAAGCCGGCCGGAATTGTGCACGCACCGTCGAGCGCATGCAGGATGTGACCTGACCGCAGAGCGCGAAGCAGCGCCCGGCTTCACTTTGCAGCAGGACCGCCGGCGTCGCCCATCAAACCCGCCAGCATCGTCTTAGACGCCCAGAGCGCCGTTTCTCGGGCCTCCTGCGCATCCAACCCGCAGACATCTTCAAGGACGACAAGCGTTTCAATGCCAGTCAGCAGCGACAGGGCATAGATCAGCCGCTGGAAATCAGCGGGAGCCAATTGCGCCCGAAGCGGCTCCAGCGCTTCCGTCAACCAGCCAATCCGCCGCGCGCCGCGTTTCACGTTGCTATCGCCGGTGACAGTACTGGCAAGAAGCGCTCGGAACATTGGTTCGTTCTCGTGAACCATATCAAATATGCGGCCAACCAGGATCTGCAACTGCCGACCCACGGCCTCGGGCCCCTCACCGGACGCAACGGGCTCGATGCGGATTGAGGTGGCGACAGCATCGAGCACCGCTTCGCGGATCATTTCCTCTGGCTTGGAAAAGTAGCGATAGGCAGTAGCGCGCGAGATGCCTGCGTGATCCGCAACCTCGGCCACAGACGGCTGCGCCCCACGCTCCGTCAGTTCTCGAGCAGCGCGGAGCAACTCGGCACGGGTTCTCCTCTTCTGGTTGATGCGCTCGAAACTTTTTACTTGACTGCTCATTTTCACCTCATTATGAGACAACAATCTCATTACGGGATAAAGTATCACAAAGGAGAGGAAATGCAAGATGACTACGACAATTGCAGATGCGACTATCCACCATGCTCAGACGGTCCATTTTCTGGGTAGCCTACTGACATTCCGCGCAAGCGCAGCCGACACAGAGGGTCAGTTCTCGATCGTGGAATCCTGCTCGGCGCCGGGGGCTGGCGCACCGCCGCACCTTCAGGCGGACGCGGAAGCCTTTCTTGTGACCGAGGGCACATTCGAATTCATGCTGGGCGACACCTGGCGCCGGTGCGGACCTGGCGAATTCGTCTATATAGCCCCCGGGACGGTTCACGCATTCCGCAACGCTGCGAGCACACCATCCAGGATGTTGATCATCAATTTGCCTGGCGGCCCGCATGAAAACTTCTTCCGGGCCGTCGGTGAGCCCGTAGA from Rhizobium glycinendophyticum includes:
- a CDS encoding glycosyltransferase family 2 protein — translated: MKCTIVIQSKNSFDYLALFLAHHERLADRIVIIDHNSDRDLRGLRSDKIEVYRLGLAAYMQAHTLNFLLHTVLQVTRESGMLFILDVDEFLPFSSRSDMDAFVADHRKDAIVSFRWRNGYAPEPGQLVDPSGIRFCRQRTPTRKLAYNLDKLGLFFPLGGNHEVRLARPFWRRRGPTVDVVDSGLGLLHLPFVGLEGLRQKVRDNPAHEFAGKISANYRLLGLKEDRPWAQDAVSEEVMLQLIANYRTNVPQGRLNVVAGDFEPVSFLTGLTDRVLAWRDRIEKCGAVDPVQSDGDAIAALKAVRPGCSGYVRQLRRHLRVGKGGEVVLAAHSFGVKDLARLMMPIAGFFTRNPVGNRDVR
- a CDS encoding capsular polysaccharide synthesis protein, which codes for MRRSIKGKQALKAENYNPRYDTISKKLPKIIWVYWHVELAEAPEVAKLGMRSWQIMNPGWSVNFVTESNLRSFIEPPVSPLPRKVQWRADVIRLALLARYGGVWVDMTSFCVKPLDHWLPTMMESGFFAFPDLYPSRLVNNAFLAAVPGEYLTNKWSRLMYRYFSKPGKLLHYFWCMHLFEFIVLTDRRARGIWRRTPKLRSRGAMLLKRMIGERDLYSPIPQDIDLSSVLWQKLSSRLDERALLAIREISATGEVDLLRLENLTDPENVPVQVVGQP
- a CDS encoding PhzF family phenazine biosynthesis protein is translated as MAREYAIYDVFTDTKLAGNPLAVIFDGEGLSDAAMQAVARELNLSETVFVQPADHAAHTARIRIFTPGRELPFAGHPTVGTAIALAERSYASDRDSVDLVSVLEENVGPVRCAVRLRNGEAGFCEFDLPRISSRHALTLDPQKLADALSLKASAIGFENHVPTVWSAGVPFLLVPVHDLAAVEGLEFDPHLWERVAPMSEGRLTSAYVYCRGGIHHAAKFHARMFSPDMGISEDPATGAAVAALSGAIHHFDALPDGHHPMMIEQGVEMGRPSHIHLHIDVKDGAVARARIGGQAVRVAAGELDL
- a CDS encoding NUDIX hydrolase; amino-acid sequence: MIDHEMGLPADGRVVAIEGLDLRVEPAPHPLELAHAEKIAAHWSREQRANPALYNGRLILQREMLFEKGHVRAIGHEASFASFLWWRRQADLTGACHLFGYPVLVSGDGALIAVEMAAHTANPGQVYFAAGSLDPSDVVDGRCDLHGNMRREVLEETGLDLATAQVGGGLYASYRPHKLTLFQLFRFAEPSEVLLERIAEFAKAAPEQEILRAVAIRSPDRDAQRYGPAMLPILDWYFETVV
- a CDS encoding endonuclease/exonuclease/phosphatase family protein encodes the protein MTLRIASFNIENLVTRFDFTGFRNQLRSDRVLKLFEIRSEADYQRLEAARVVAATDDTRQLSALAIADTDADILCLQEVDNMEALKAFEYGYLFRMVGAGYRQKYLVEGNDSRGIDVAVLMREETRHGERIEVQDVKSHAALTYHDLNLYTPSLGPNIQPQDRIFKRDCLELDLLVGGRPLTLYVVHFKSMTNGREGGDGRASTMPVREAEVRAVRHIIENRFGREHARDRNFVICGDMNDYQERIDVIGDRRQGYEFVPRDALPSALDVFSQDGFAENVMRRRDVLDRWTLYHARGPEEQHLCQLDYIWLSAGLALSNPTAVPEIIRNGQPFRTPFPPGQEVERYPRIGWDRPKASDHCPVALSLHLP
- a CDS encoding PLP-dependent aminotransferase family protein, whose protein sequence is MLNWDHVFATRASRMRASEIRELLKLLDRPEIISFAGGIPDPALFPTSAFEAAYADIFANGQAASALQYSVSEGYLPLRQWLQKELDRLGIACGVDNIFITSGSQQALDYLGKLLLSPRDTALVNWPTYLGALQAFNAYEPTYDQLSFGNRTPDSYRAAADNAGGRVKFAYLSSDFSNPTGQTVTQEERLALLTLADELDVPVIEDAAYQHLRYDGEAIRPILSLDIERHGSIEETRTIYCGSFSKTLAPGLRVGYVVAATPVIRKLVLMKQAADLHSSSINQIAITHVAERHFDQQVAKIKAAYSARRDAMLAALAAHMPAGTSWTEPQGGMFIWVTLPEGLDGTELLARSVETEKVAFVPGQAFFADRSGTNTLRLSFSCANEAMIAEGIKRLGRLIAASLRVAA
- a CDS encoding GGDEF domain-containing protein, which translates into the protein MPDRTPPPLLKTLATPMIGADDKERLPPWEQLTELYRIDPHIIAAAALLAAAILPYLEGNRGKVMAVAVVLAVQLLIRLIADTMFRRRVPDAAFKPWLFGFILVSLLSGIAWGLSLAILYLGSGPQAQVVVLAVGCGIVQSCAARAYMAPASTALVILIMIGIVNVAALSEGDWLMIPICLAYVAFQASYMTRLVELEQARQAAEQKTGKLVIELAESNEKLRQANEQLVRHASTDGLTGLANRRSFDNRLQAEVEEAHSLGSLSLLLLDVDHFKRFNDTYGHLAGDECLRRVASMLRDECAVHSHYPARYGGEEFAVILPKADHKEAEAFATGLLSKVSMLDLSGIAEPSDPLTISIGLACLEDGDDGAHALISRADQGLYAAKQAGRNCARTVERMQDVT
- a CDS encoding TetR/AcrR family transcriptional regulator, encoding MHFLSFVILYPVMRLLSHNEVKMSSQVKSFERINQKRRTRAELLRAARELTERGAQPSVAEVADHAGISRATAYRYFSKPEEMIREAVLDAVATSIRIEPVASGEGPEAVGRQLQILVGRIFDMVHENEPMFRALLASTVTGDSNVKRGARRIGWLTEALEPLRAQLAPADFQRLIYALSLLTGIETLVVLEDVCGLDAQEARETALWASKTMLAGLMGDAGGPAAK
- a CDS encoding cupin domain-containing protein yields the protein MTTTIADATIHHAQTVHFLGSLLTFRASAADTEGQFSIVESCSAPGAGAPPHLQADAEAFLVTEGTFEFMLGDTWRRCGPGEFVYIAPGTVHAFRNAASTPSRMLIINLPGGPHENFFRAVGEPVEFETTAFPPMGAPDVARLTSEAERFGIKILPPPHR